The genomic region tctttgcagTTGATGTATAATGCCGATCCTAGGTCTGAAAAACCTATTATACAGTATTTCAGGAAAGCTGCTATTAAGAACTGTTTATCTGGAAAACCCATGGAGCCACCTCGCCCCCCATCCTTCCTGAAATGTTTAAATCCCCCAAATACGGGGATCAAAATCCAGTTTACACACTGGTCactcaaagacttaaaaaagattctattaaaaaaaatagttatccATCTTGTACGTAGAATTTTCTATCCCTTTGCCAATTCCCAGGGCTTAGTGCAAACAACTGCGGGAGAGTTGTGCTACTGCTCCCGAGAAAAAAGCGTTTTTCCTTGTATATTCGAATAAAAATGagcttatttatataaatttgcaAAGAAAAGAATGTGCAGATCCATGTCTTGGAAGACAGACGTGCAAtgggaacagagagaaatagtatttttaaggaaaatctgAAAGTTGTCTCAGTTTGACCGAAGTTTTAAAGAGAGTTGGGGGAATCAGGAAAGTTTCAGGGTACTGGTTTTGAAACTAGGGATAGCAAATAAGGCAGGGATGAAGCCTGAACACTCTCGGATCCGTTTCCCCCAAATCTCTAATTATTTCATGCCCAGATTTCTTacgtttttcttcttttttaaggggAAAGAAACACAGTCACACTGCAGAGCGGAGGAGCCCTTCTGAGCGGCGCGGCGCACGGCGCAGGCAACCAATCATCACTCAGCCACTCGCTATATAAACCCCCCGCCGCCGGCCTCCGAGACGCGCCGCCCTGACAGTTTGAGTTTACTTTTTGTCTCAGTTGGCAACGCGGAAGGATGTCGGAGACCGCGCCAGTCGCTCCTGTGGCGCCCGCACCCGCAGAGAAGGCACCTGTGAAGAAGAAGGCGAAGAAGAGCGGCGCTGCCGCCGGGAAGCGCAAGGCGTCCGGGCCGCCGGTGTCCGAGCTCATCACCAAGGCCGTGGCCGCCTCCAAGGAGCGCAGCGGCGTGTCCCTGGCTGCGCTCAAGAAGGCGCTGGCGGCCGCCGGCTACGACGTGGAGAAGAACAACAGCCGCATCAAGCTGGGCCTCAAGAGCCTGGTGAGCAAGGGCACCCTGGTGCAGACCAAGGGCACCGGCGCCTCGGGCTCGTTCAAGCTCAACAAGAAGGCGGCGTCCGGGGAGGCCAAGCCCAAAGCCAAGAAGGCGGGCGCGGCCAAGCCCAAGAAGGCTGCCGGGGCGGCCAAGAAAGCCAAGAAGGCCGCGGGGGCCGGCACCCCCAAGAAGAGCGCCAAGAAGACCCCGAAGAAGGCGAAGAagcccgcggcggcggcggctgcggccaAGAAAGTGGCCAAGAGCCCGAAGAAGGTGAAAGCGGCCAAACCCAAGAAGGCGGCCAAGAGCCCCGCCAAGGCCAAGGCCCCGAAGCCCAAGGCGGCCAAGCCCAAAGCTGCCAAACCTAAGGCGACGAAGGCAAAGAAAGCTGCGCCTAAGAAGAAGTGAAGGTTGTAGAGGTATGTCCTGCCTCCGAGTTTTCAAAGGCTCTTTTCAGAGCCACCCAACTATTTCAAGCGGAAGAGCTTAACTGGTATCTATCTGTGAGGTACTTTTTTCTGTTTCGTCTTTTCTGTTTCGTCTTAACACTCAACCGTCGTCAGCCTTtggtttccttcctcccctcttgtTCAAATACTCCCGCCGGAGCATGTGATTGGTCCGCTGCTTTCGAGTTAAGTGGCTCTAGAGGGACCTGCCGCCTCTCCTTGCAATTCTAATCTGTAAGCTCGTGTCACTAGGGGCTACAGTTCTCGAGAAGTTTGGTGGCTCTGAGAAGAAGCTTTGACTGTTTGGGGCAGGGACCGTGAGTGGTTAAACTCCTCACTTGCCCTTAGCTTTGTGGTGGCTCTCGGTCTTCTTGGGCAGCAGCACGGCCTGGATGTTGGGCTGGACGCCGCCCTGCGCGATGGTGACGCGGCCCAGCAGCTTGTTGAGCTCCTCGTCGTTGCGGATGGCCAGCTGCAGGTGGCGCGGGATGATGCGCGTCTTCTTGTTGTCGCGGGCCGCGTTGCCCGCCAGCTCCAGGATCTCGGCCGTCAGGTACTCCAGCA from Panthera uncia isolate 11264 chromosome B2 unlocalized genomic scaffold, Puncia_PCG_1.0 HiC_scaffold_25, whole genome shotgun sequence harbors:
- the LOC125939488 gene encoding histone H2A type 1-E-like, with the translated sequence MTEALRPAFYTTAPSLNTCGRGKLGGKARAKAKTRSSRAGLQFPVGRVHRLLRKGNYAERVGAGAPVYLAAVLEYLTAEILELAGNAARDNKKTRIIPRHLQLAIRNDEELNKLLGRVTIAQGGVQPNIQAVLLPKKTESHHKAKGK
- the LOC125939353 gene encoding histone H1.3 — translated: MSETAPVAPVAPAPAEKAPVKKKAKKSGAAAGKRKASGPPVSELITKAVAASKERSGVSLAALKKALAAAGYDVEKNNSRIKLGLKSLVSKGTLVQTKGTGASGSFKLNKKAASGEAKPKAKKAGAAKPKKAAGAAKKAKKAAGAGTPKKSAKKTPKKAKKPAAAAAAAKKVAKSPKKVKAAKPKKAAKSPAKAKAPKPKAAKPKAAKPKATKAKKAAPKKK